In a single window of the Pontibacter russatus genome:
- the thpR gene encoding RNA 2',3'-cyclic phosphodiesterase, with translation MKDSIRLFVAATLPGALKEQLQQQLQPFRHPAIRFVPEQNLHLTLFFIGNVPAQQVAAIKQAIREVAQRHRPFTLDFACTGPGPKPRHPRLVWARFQEHGAFAALSQDLMEALATAPPKQQKAIPHVTLARFRKDRPAPDGLPTITPQEPLQLEVREVALWQSELASPHPVYTVVETFGLG, from the coding sequence ATGAAAGACAGCATCCGTTTATTTGTGGCGGCCACCTTGCCCGGGGCGCTGAAAGAGCAGCTACAGCAGCAACTGCAGCCATTCCGGCACCCGGCCATCCGGTTTGTGCCGGAGCAGAACCTGCACCTCACGCTTTTCTTTATCGGCAACGTACCGGCGCAGCAAGTGGCCGCCATCAAACAGGCCATCCGGGAGGTGGCGCAGCGGCACCGGCCCTTCACGCTTGATTTTGCCTGCACCGGGCCCGGCCCCAAACCGAGGCACCCGCGGCTGGTGTGGGCGAGGTTTCAGGAGCACGGGGCTTTTGCCGCCCTCAGCCAAGATTTGATGGAAGCCCTGGCAACGGCACCGCCCAAACAGCAGAAAGCCATTCCGCACGTCACGCTGGCGCGGTTCCGCAAAGACAGGCCCGCGCCCGATGGCCTGCCAACCATAACACCGCAGGAGCCGCTGCAACTGGAGGTGCGGGAGGTGGCGCTGTGGCAATCAGAACTGGCCTCGCCGCACCCGGTATACACCGTGGTCGAAACTTTCGGGCTGGGCTAA
- a CDS encoding phosphatase PAP2 family protein, protein MKRLTQKLLSLLALLSAEVVVLWAVFFGCLLLFLAMANEVFRQGDTALDDALFRFADGHTSPPVTRLMIGISFFASAEYLLVVPPLVVLVLSFFKGLRWLGLKVLLISMSSAILNQVMKRIFERPRPEMAMLEQSGLSFPSGHAMIGGSFYGLLIYIVWQTVPHRGWRWALILLLTLLILLIGYSRIYLKVHYATDVLAGYAMGLLWLLLSLYLMRRLEEVFVEKVEEKQA, encoded by the coding sequence ATGAAGCGCCTCACACAGAAACTGCTCAGCCTGCTGGCCCTGCTCTCGGCGGAGGTGGTTGTGCTGTGGGCGGTCTTTTTTGGGTGCCTGCTGCTGTTCCTGGCAATGGCGAACGAGGTGTTCAGGCAGGGCGACACCGCGCTGGACGATGCCCTCTTCCGCTTCGCCGACGGCCATACCTCTCCCCCTGTGACGCGGCTCATGATCGGCATCTCTTTCTTCGCCTCGGCCGAGTACCTGCTGGTGGTGCCCCCGCTGGTGGTGCTGGTACTTTCTTTCTTCAAAGGCCTGCGCTGGCTGGGGTTGAAAGTGCTGCTCATCTCCATGTCCAGCGCCATCCTGAACCAGGTGATGAAGCGCATTTTTGAGCGCCCGCGCCCTGAGATGGCCATGCTGGAGCAATCGGGGCTCAGTTTCCCGAGCGGCCACGCCATGATAGGCGGTTCCTTTTACGGCCTGCTCATCTATATTGTGTGGCAAACGGTGCCGCACAGGGGGTGGCGCTGGGCACTCATACTGCTGCTCACGCTCCTGATACTGCTGATCGGCTACAGCCGCATCTACCTGAAAGTGCATTATGCCACCGATGTGCTGGCCGGCTATGCCATGGGCTTGCTGTGGCTCCTGCTGTCGTTGTACCTCATGCGCCGACTTGAGGAGGTGTTTGTGGAGAAGGTGGAGGAGAAGCAGGCATAA
- a CDS encoding CinA family protein, protein MNETDLTKLMMDLKDNGLTVAFAESCTAGMLAAEFVKAKGSSDVLLGSLVVYQPEVKQKLLGVSKDTLKLYTPESQQVTNEMVMGLKKQLNAGISVAITGLMGEGGSETSEKPVGSTFLAILYDGKAEEFREVFKGSSEAIRQKQVQFTFQKIRGILDEHYSR, encoded by the coding sequence ATGAACGAGACAGACCTGACGAAGCTGATGATGGACCTGAAAGACAACGGCCTGACAGTGGCGTTTGCGGAGAGTTGCACGGCGGGCATGCTGGCCGCCGAATTTGTGAAAGCCAAAGGCAGCAGCGATGTGCTGCTCGGCAGCCTGGTGGTGTACCAGCCCGAGGTAAAGCAAAAGCTGCTGGGCGTGAGCAAGGACACCCTGAAACTCTATACCCCCGAGTCGCAGCAGGTGACGAACGAGATGGTGATGGGGCTGAAAAAGCAGCTGAATGCCGGCATCAGCGTCGCCATTACGGGCCTGATGGGCGAGGGCGGCTCCGAAACCAGCGAGAAACCGGTGGGCAGCACCTTTCTCGCCATCCTGTACGACGGCAAGGCCGAGGAGTTCCGGGAAGTGTTCAAGGGCTCCTCAGAAGCCATCCGGCAAAAGCAGGTGCAGTTCACCTTCCAGAAAATACGGGGCATCCTGGACGAGCACTACAGCCGCTGA
- a CDS encoding phosphatase PAP2 family protein has protein sequence MLRRVYKRIVAGAALFTVELIFVWLLFLVCIIGFLYIGAEILQGDKMGIDAAAFAFSKDIASPFIDQLIKFITFFASRQFLTPAALLLVAYFVFVRKHRWYSLKVPVIALGSITLNLVLKFFFDRPRPVMPLVEAAGLSFPSGHSMVAASFYGLIIYLVWRHVRPYAWRNVLAALLAIFVLLIGFSRIYLRVHYATDVLAGFSAGFLWVIIGIWALQRLERLSKKELDPVVEEETVA, from the coding sequence ATGCTCCGACGTGTTTATAAGAGAATAGTGGCAGGGGCCGCCCTGTTTACGGTAGAGTTGATTTTTGTGTGGCTGCTTTTCCTGGTCTGCATCATCGGTTTTTTATATATAGGCGCTGAGATTCTGCAGGGCGATAAGATGGGCATCGACGCGGCCGCCTTCGCCTTTTCCAAAGACATTGCCAGCCCCTTTATAGACCAGCTTATCAAATTCATCACTTTTTTCGCGTCCAGGCAGTTTCTGACGCCAGCGGCGCTGCTGCTGGTCGCCTACTTTGTGTTTGTGCGCAAGCACCGCTGGTATTCCCTCAAAGTGCCGGTCATTGCGCTCGGCAGCATCACCCTCAACCTGGTGCTTAAGTTTTTCTTTGACCGGCCGCGGCCTGTGATGCCTCTGGTGGAGGCCGCGGGGCTGAGCTTCCCGAGCGGGCACTCCATGGTGGCGGCCTCCTTCTACGGGCTCATCATCTACCTTGTCTGGAGGCACGTGCGACCTTACGCGTGGCGCAACGTGCTGGCGGCCCTGCTGGCAATTTTTGTGCTGCTGATCGGCTTCAGCCGCATCTATCTGCGGGTGCATTATGCCACCGATGTGCTGGCTGGCTTCTCGGCTGGCTTTCTGTGGGTTATTATCGGCATATGGGCGCTGCAGCGGCTCGAGAGGCTGTCCAAGAAAGAGCTGGACCCGGTGGTGGAGGAGGAGACCGTCGCCTGA